One Heteronotia binoei isolate CCM8104 ecotype False Entrance Well chromosome 3, APGP_CSIRO_Hbin_v1, whole genome shotgun sequence genomic window, TCTTTCCTATGAAATGTTTCCCGTTAACCATCAGTTTCCAGAAGATGCAAATTATGAGGCCCATTGCAAACCAGAAGCAGTGTTGTAGTTTGAGGAAACAAAATTACTTTCCCATACTTATTAATAACATATTACTAACATAGTCAAAGTATATTAGCATTTATACAAAGGGGTCTATACAGAGATGTTTGCATCTGCAATTTCTGTTTACTGATTCAAATACACATGATTGATGATTATTAAAATTCTCCAGACAATAGTTAATGTTCTCGTTCACAGCAGACTTCCTTGACAGAGCTCAACTATGTGACAAGTTATTACCATACAGACTTGCTAAACACATCAAGTTGCACCCAGAATAGGATGGATCCAAGCTGCTCTCCATTTTTAAACAAACCATGATGGGAAGAAATAAATTACAAAAAGAGTGAAGGAATATATCATTGCTAACaagaaaatatatttaattgccTGCACAATGTGAATGCAGAACTTTGGGTAATTGCAAGATTTCCCTGAACTCAGAAGGAAGGCATGGTTGGTTGGAGACTGAATTATGTCAGGAAGCTTTCATAAGACACTGAACTGCTATAACTGCAATTGCTTCCTGCTGACCTTTGCTACGCATAAAATGGTTCCTTATAAACCCTGGGAGTTTGTTGATGGAACTGCTTCTCCCTAATGCCCCCATCACTCAGACTTGTCTTTCTCATCccttctgaatttatttatttaattacaaAATCTATGCCCTGCTTTTTTGCCCTTATCAGGACCACCAAGACAgctaacagattaaaaataaatgtaataaatacatgtcttAGATACCAATAAATCTAAAcaaaaatatattattaaaacaattaaaaccaaagctgaaatatacatacaaaaacaaaaaagctgcAATTAAacagagagcaggaaggaaggttcATTGAGGGGacaccagatgaaacaaaaaagacTTCTATCACTTGTGGCAGATAACAACAGAAGGGACAGACAAGTTTCCCTGGGGAAAGCGTTCCagaattttggtgccacaacagaAAAGCCCTGGGTTGCCATTCCCCAATCTCAAGGCAGGGGATACCTGAAGCAGGGTCTCAGAAGAAGCCAATAGTGATTGGGCTGGTTAATAAGAGAGTAGGTAGTATTTTATGTATGCTGATTTCAAATTATATAAGGCTTTCTAGGTTAacactagcaccttgaattgcacccagaaacagattgggagccagtgtacATGGGCCAAGACTAGAATGATATGATTCCTATGATCCATTCCATTCAACATCTTGACTACAACATTTTACACTAACTGAAGTTTCTAAGCACTTTTTAAAGGCTGTCCCATATAGAGGGTATCGCAGTAATCTAAGCTAGATATAACCAAGGAATATACcatagtggccagatcttttctgtctAGTTGGCTAACCAGTTGGCTAACCAgttgaagctggtaaaaggcactcctggccacagctgcctcttgcttatccagcagtaggccCCAATCCCAAAGTACCCCCATACTATAGTTGTTCCTTCAAGGGGAGCACAATCTTGTCCAGAACAGTTAGGTTCAGAACAGCTAAGTCCTAGGTCAGACCTTCTGCTCAATAGCTTGGTGGgctaagaatggtggactctaatctgggatccACATTTGATTCCCTGTTTCaccacattattattattattattattattattattattattattattattattattattattattattattattattattattattattatctgtttatttatattccgcccattccccataggggctcagagcagactGTGATACATGCAGCCagtgggatggccttgggtcaattacagttctctcagagctgttctctcaagagcagttctctcagagcattctcagccccatctacctcacagggcatctgttgtgagaagtaagaaggagattgtaaactgctcctaCTCTGTCTTCTCCTCCTTgttgggattaagcttcagtttattggtcTGATCTATGCAATCTTACTTCTTCCACTGAGGGAAAACAGTCATGCAGATGGAACCATTACACATACAGCTATATATGCCAAGGATTTGAATCAGATATCTCTGAGATAGTGGTccctttcacattaccattctaaattGGATGCTATCCATTGCTGGCCCAATTCTGAGTAAAGTGATACAAGAATGGGGGTgaggtcacacttacattaaatccatcagcaacccatctttaaagcgccgtcaTTTCGTctgtcagataatccgccgcatcctgtttcccgatcagacagatgCTGTTCCGATGGCATGCTGTGTGGATCCCGTCCCCTGTTGgatcacacagcgccctcccggaacttctttcagatggcggcaatccacattagcgcaggcgcagttgtGTTTGCGCTGGCTGGCCAAGTTTAAAATGGTGCCAATCCAAAGTAGCGCAGGCGCGGTGCTGCGGTCTATGTTTCTTTCTGGCCGCATGCGCGTTTGTTTTACCTGTTTGCGCAGGCGCACCGCTGCCTGCTGCAGAGGGTGTGTTTCTGCTGAACGCATGCGCGTTTGCAGTagcggggtttccggctatttaaacctttttttttttgtttccccggcagctctatcgatatatcgatatatcgttgtgtcgAAATGGAATCTGATGGCTTTGTCACATTGGCGTGCGCGGTATCAAATGCCATGGCTCTCATTGCCATGCTTCTTTGTGCGTTGCTTTCCGAGAGACGCCGATTGAACAGGAGTGCTGTTATGAGGCGGCGGCGTGCTGCTTTGATGCGTCGTTATATCGCCATTCACAGAGCTCGCTGCTGCTACTTGCATTCTCGTTGGGCCTTCTCTTGTTCCAGCATAACTCGAATAGCGGAGGAGGTGCCTGCCCGCCGGTGGTGGGTTTTCCCTAGGTCTTCGCAGTGGTGGAGGGTCTTCGTGAACTGGGTCTGGCAGGACGAGCAGTGGATTCTGAATTTCAGGATGTCCAGGTAGGTGCTGCGCTGTATGGTCTATCCCCATGggaggtttgccaagtccaattctaacAATATATTTTAACTAGTGGAGACTCTAATTGGGCTTGGCATACATATTTAAGGGGGCGTAAAGCCATTTCCAATCCATCCAGCAATATATATGTATAGGGatgaatatatatgtatatgtatagggATGAATAGGGAAGCGTGCTGCCGCCTTGTGCAATGCTTTggctaagggggaggggggggctaccTGCTATTCCAAATTTGCTGccgagtatctggggctatgtgggggactgctttttgagatataggcaccagattttcagtacaacatgtagtgcctatccccaaaatactccccaagtttcaaaacgattgggcaaGGCCGTCCCATTCTTTTAGCCCCAAATGTGCCTCTAAACTTCATTATctcctattgaaggaaggcattggagttcaattatgcctgtgtACTTGGcaggtggacttggcaaccccaactaTGGCATGGCCATGAAACACATCTTTCTTAAATTGCTCTTTGCATGATCATCTAGCCATTTATTTCAAGCACAGTGGTCTGCCTGGAAATTGCATTCCTGCCCTACCCCAAGAACACGTAAATCAGaagtaaaagtgggaaatctggTAGCTGCTCTCTTATTAAGAAATAGAATAATCTTTTTAACATTGTCTATCACCTCTCTGCCAAGCAACCTGCTTGTTGAATGCAGCTTCTTCATTGAGAGTCAACTCCATGTGCCATCACAGAAATTATCCCATGACGGTTGAGAGGGGGAGGAGTGCGGTCTCCAGTCTTCATTTGCTGACAACACCTTTTTTCCTATCACACCTCTCAGGGCTACATTCCAGTGGCTGGTGGACGAGCTTCGTGAGCAACTCACAAGATCGGACACGGATATGCGCACAGCAGTATCAGTGGAGGAACGTGTCGCAGTGGCATTGTGGTGGTTTGCAAACACTACCAACTACCGCTTGGTTGGCAATCAATTTGGTCTCGCACGTTCGACAGTGGCAGGCATTGTTGCAGAGGTGGCACTTGCAATGGAGCTAAAGCTGCTGAAGAAAATGGTGCATTTGGGACCACATGAACAGGTGAGTGAGGTCACAAATAACATGTGCATGCATGCCTACATAACAATGACTTCTGTTTTTTCATTTGCCCCTCTTCTGCCTTTGCAACTTGCTGTACAGCTCCTTGTTCATGCAGATGTCCGGCAGATGTGCGTTAGTTCTCATAGCAGAAATCTACAAGCACAACATGATGTTATGGCATAGAGTTACATATATTTATAGGGTGCTAGCGATGTTCACGATTGCTTAATAATATCATCTTCTCTTGATCAGCACTATCAGGTGATGTAATATGTCTCTATATTGCTGCATTAACAATGTGACTAGCATGCTTCCTACTTAACGGCCAACTACCAATTTACCGGATTTGATCAGCCATTATGgataatttccccccccccccacttagatTATTGCTGGGTTTGCAGCCATGGGATTCCCGCAAGCCATTGGGGCCGTGGATGGATGTCATGTGGCGATACGCGCCCCCCCGGGGCAGGCGAATGAATATATCAACAGGAAGAAGTTCTATTCGGTACTGCTGCAGGGCACCGTTGACCATCGTGGACGATTCACCGACGTTGTGATTGGGCACAGCGGGAAAAATCACGATGCTCACGTTCTGCGTTGCTCTAACCTTATAGACCTAATGGATGCGGGGGTTTGGGTGCGAGGGAACCCCACAATCACCATCAACGGTGTACATGTGCCTCCTGTCGTTCTTGCGGACTCTGCATATCCTTTAAGACGCTGGCTGATGACACCCTATGGTGGCCATGTAGGCCCACAAGAGCTTCGTTTCAACACTGTGCACAGTCGTTGTCGCAACGTGGTGGAGAGGGCGTTTGGTCGTCTAAAGGCGCGTTGGAGATGCATTGGGACTCTTCTACCAGTGCAGCAggagaacattaattcagttatagcCGCATGCGTCATCTTACACAACCTGTGTGAGGAACGTGGGCACACTGCACCTGACGAATCGGTGAACTCAAATGACAGCAATGTGGCCAATGACGAGGCGGAGCCTGACCCACCGCTCGATGATGAAAGACAGCTGCAGGAGGGAAGGCGGGTCAGAGCTGCCATAACAAGACTGATTTGGGAACGTCGTGGACGACGGAGATAATGTACACCTCACCACCTATGTGGCTACCTACATGCTGCTGATTCCAAATGTGCGATGATTTAATCTTTTCGGAGAGGGTGGTAGTGAGCTGCAGCCTTTGTTTACTTGTTGTGCATGCTGTTATAGCTGAGGGTGTCCCTACCTTAACTATTAATGCACAACAGCTGTACAGCTGATGTTGCCTACTTTTTTGCTTAAATAAAGGAAAACAATATCTCAGGATTTCAACAATAACATTACTTTATCAAAACAaacaattaacaacaacaacaacagcaacattatttcacagccccccccccttgaaccCGCCTTTCCAGGCGACGCAGCCTTCGGTCAAATGCGTCCATCCGTCTTGTTAAGGCGCTGACTGTAAGTTAAGATGAAAGCAAGTCAGTGCAAAGTCCTCTGGAATGCAATCAGAGCACTCAATCATGCACTCACACGATCTATTCAAAACATTTAGCACTCACATGTAGACCGACACAGTGCCTCGATACGCCTGATGTCTCCCAGCCAGGTTTCTGCAGGCACCACAGGCTCAGGCTCTGCCACCGGTGCAACTCTGGATGGCCCTGAAACGCAATCACACCATGAATATTGGAAAATTTTAAGAATGCGATGCATTCCTCAATAAGCCTTGCCTACTTTGATTGCTTTCAGGAAACTGGAGTTGTTGCTTGCGCAGGGCTCCGAACGGAAAATTAGTATTGCAGCAGGAAGTGCAATCCTGTAATCATCTAAAACAGAGCTGCACATCATTTCAAGTTCAACCTTGCATTCAAATGCTACTGCTTTCTATCTGCAGCTCATATCCATGATCGCCCAAACCCACCTGCTTCCTCTTCAGCCGCCGCCacagctgccgctgctgctgctggtgatgGTGAAGATGCAGGCTCCCCCTGTGTGCCTCCTGGGCtacttgctgctgcttctgctgcaggCTGCACAGCTTCCTCCTGTGTGCCTGCTGGGCTACTTGCACCTAAGATTTGTAACATTAATCTGTTAATACTGTGGAAACAGCAGTTCTCACCTGCACGCATATATATGATATACATTCCTGCTTATGGCCCTCTCAGTCTaacttcctggctccacctgtaAGCTCTGTacctgccaccctccctccctcctgcctgcatTACTGAATGCCTTCCTCAACCCCTCACcaacccttcctcaaaccctcaCCAACCCTCCCTTGCTCATTAAATGAATGCGTGAGAGGCAATATTCGCAGTGCATGATTTTAAGCACTGCCCATTTTAATTCCACATCCGCTCGCTAAGACACATATTAGGTTTTGGAGCACCTGCTCCACATCCACTCGCTAAGACACATATTAGGTTTTGTACACATATTAGGTTTTGGAGCACCTTCGGGATCACCCTCGGGatcctgctcctcttcctgcaCGGGTGGCCCTGGCTGCTCCTCCGCACCTCGTGGACGGTTGTGAACTGTGGTATGATATAGAGAAACATGCAATTAATAACactgggagaagggggggggctttGTGTGTTGTGCTATgatatggaaaaacatgcaagtgATAACACTCTTACATGAGCACATGCAAAACACTCTTACATGAGCACATGCAAGTTATGTGAGTGACAGCACACGTGTAAGGGCCACCATTGGCTAAACGGCAGTGCAATAACATGCTTGATGACCCACAGGTCTGGCTCATGATGCTTGCTAGTAAGCAAGAAGCTGCCTGCTGAATACAGGATGTGTCTGACCCAGGGGTCACTAGCAAAGTccctgtgggcaccatggtgcttgctgacacctttcctggtacttACCAACTGGTTTTGTGTTATGTATATGGTTTTAGTAGGTGATTCCTGCCTGATTCATTGAAGCcatgagagcagagcttggggacttgggaacaatggacagtaggatccaaatacctgctgccctacactaatcacaggccccctgcctgtttgagtgatccaataatgtgcttgtgtgggaaccAGCGGTTGTATATAGATTTGGCCCGTGGGCCCATACTCCAGTCTTGTTCGAGCagccctataccatgctgcctctaataaagagctgttatcactgttgcctCGTCTCCTTGATGTGTCAAACCCACTATATGATATTTTGGAAAGTGGATGAGgctaggtagggcttttgcccagcagggcttctgattgaccatacagattaaaaggcatccttttAAAGAGGGATTCTGCCTGAAAGGTTGAAGAGTTACCATTAGAGTTATACGTCACTTTCTGATTTTTTTAATAACactgggagaaggggggggggctttgtgtgTTGTGCTATgatatggaaaaacatgcaagtgATAACACTCTTACATGAGCACATGCAAAACACTCTTACATGAGCACATGCAAGTTATGTGAGTGACAGCACACGTGTAAGGGCCACCATTGGCTAAACGGCAGTGCAATAACAGGCATTTGAGAAGCCATGTTTGTGCACATTAACCTTCACATTCAGCTCCATTCATTGCAtcgctgtggggtgggggggcctgaGCATTActggagaatggggtggggggctttgtgTGTTCTGCTATTACTCACATTCTGGGTGCCTGTCCTCCCAGCGCGGTCTCCCCGCCAGCTCCCACAGACGCATCATTTCGTCATGGTAGGGTGTCCTACCGGACACCCTAGGGATCCCGCCCCAGGCCTGCAGGCTGGCCATGAACTCGCAGCGGAGGCGCTTGAATTTTGACCGGCACTGCTCTgcagtccggtcaaaccccctccgctgcaaGCTCCTGGCCATGCCCTTGTAAATCTGCCTGGTGTTCAGGTGAGTGCTGGACATCAGCTGGTCAGCGTTGCCGCTACTCTCCGCTATGGCCAGCATAGCAAGGACTTCCTCCCGCTGCCAGAAGGTCCCGCGTCGTCTCCGTGCAGCCATAACTTCGATATAACGAAATAACGCACTTTTGATTTAGCGCAAATAGGAAATAAATAGCGCCCACCCTTCTTTTGAATTATCCAATCAGGCGGCAAAACAAAAGTCAGGTCGAGAGGGCACAAACTATGCAGGGCAAGAGCGCATAACATCTCTGTTGCATGGTTGACAGGGCGCGTGGAGgagtgagctcgcacacgtctaTCCAGGAACCGAAAAGCAGTTATTGTATAAGCAGGCCCGTTCTCACATGTCTGCAGGCATTCTAACTGGGTAGACTGCTCGCTAACACGGACATTTCCCCATTTCAGCTACCcctccaggcagggagatggcgaCCGGCGACCTGACATGTCATGCATCCCGCCGGCCACCGCCTCCCACCGGCAGACAGGGCAGTTTGCTGAGGCGCCAGGGAGGGGATGACATACGATTGTTTGAGGAGGAAGCGGGGAGGAGTTCATGCAAATGCAATTCTGCCCATAGCTATCCCGCCCtcgccagggtgcctggagtttgttCCCCCACCACCCTCCCTACCCCTTTGGGCTAGAGGGGGAGATGGTCTTTGCGTGTTGGCTCCATATCCTCTTGTCTGGGGTTCATCTCCCTCTTGCTGACATACACTCTCTGGTTCATGTCTTCTATTCTTTGGGCTCTCATGCTCTTCCcaaaaagtaaaagaaagatcttgtgGGAAAAGGAAAAATCTGAGATGTTTTCCTGTGCCCTTGGTTTTGTTTGACAGATAACTCTGGACCTTGTGGTGATggacctccaaagctgccatgcaAGTCTGCACAGAGCAATCCtccacctgtttggttgccaggagtTATTCCTGGCCATTTTggaattcttcccccccccccatgcctaccTACCCCTTTGGTCTATCAAGCCCAGCCTTTAATTGGTAAAAGATAGATGGGTTGAATAAATAAACCTTTTGGGATCATGGGGAAATGGCTTCAGGATTTCATAGCAAGCACCCTAGGACACATGTGCCATGCATTCGCATGCTCTCCCCATGTGTAGAACCGCAGATGTGTGTCTGATTATAACCTGCAGAGATTGATTGCAATTTTTTTTGGCTtacagcattttatttttttgtggaaAGACTCCTAACAATGGTTAGCCTATCATTTATTTCTTGACAACTGCATTTACTTGTCAATTTCCCATAGtttacatttaaaaattaaagttcAATAACAGATTACCTCAAAGTGCATAACAGAGAACTGGTTATAAGGCAACATGCATAGCTGTTTTCTTCTCAAAGTAATAAGTAACTAAAGTGCTTAGGAGCATCTAGGAATTTAAGCAATGAACAACAATAAGGCGGCATTCAAAACATTGAATCAAAGCAGGATTTTCAACCTTGCTCAGCAAAGCAGCATGCCATGATAAAGCGATGCAGGTTTGAAAATAATGATCTCAGGGATCACACTCCAGACATCAGCAGCACCTGCCTTGTGTCACTGTTTTGTAGGCAAATATGGAATCTTCCTCTTGGCGGCCCTACGTGACCTCTGCTGACTGCTGGACACAGTCCTCTGTGGTGCAGCAGATTAAGAATCATCATTATCACCCATTGCAAGCGCAGCTTGATTGCCCTCAAGGGGCGTACGCCTCGGTGTACCACCACGGGAGGAATATCTCGCACCTATGGCTTGTGCAAGAGGAACCATTGTGTTTGAAAGGTCCCTCAAGCAGTTCACTGCAGCGAGCACAAGAGCACTGTTGCTTTCCCTGGCCGCCCTTTCCTCTTGCCTGGCGGCCATTTCCGCCTCCCAGGATGCCCGCATCTCAGCCATGAATTCTTGGTGCTCCGCTCTTCCAGCCTCAAGCATTAAGGCGTTTTCCTTGCTAATCTGTGTTGCAAGTGTCTCCCCCACTCTCTGTATGGCAGACACCTTCTTGTGGCGTGCCTTGATGAGAGCCAGCCGGGATTTGGGTGACAACTCCGCCATTATTGCTCCAGGCGGAATACCTAAGGTTGAAAGAAAATAATATTCACGTTAATACACACTTGCCTGATGCACGGTGGAACGATGAAAGCTCACTTTTTAAAGGGAAACAAGTATGATATACTCACGATCAGGGTCTCTTTCTGGGCTCCTAGATTTGCCTGTTGaagtgttgttgggtttttttgttgccTTCCTTCCAGATGTAGAGGGAGTTGGACCGTCCCCGGCACCGCCCTTATCCAGGACTGCAACGTGTCTCTCTGCTGTGTGAACTACAGCAGCTTCACTTCTTGGTTCTAGAGCAGAATATGAACGGAGTGTTAGTGCTCTCACTTGATTCGCAATCGTTCGTATTCGCTGGCTGCCTGGTCTGGTCTGGTAGAGAGGCCAGGCAGGGAGGCATGGTGAGCCACCCAggtgggagagcactctcagccttCCTTGCCTCCCTTCCAGCCAAGCCCAGCCTCCCCTGGCCACCCCCAGGAAACTCCCTGGTCAACCTGGGCCAGGGGGGCTTTCCTGCCAGGgctttggtgggagggaggaaaggaagcctTGCAGTGCAATGAAGCAGGCTGCTAGTGCAATGTAAAAATTGAACCCATTCACATTCGACATGAAAACTCACCATCCCCAGCACTGCCCTTATCCATGACTGCAACTTGTCCCTCGGCTGTGTGATCTCCAGCAGCTTCACTTCTTGGTTCTAAAGCAGAGTATGAGCGGAGTGTTATTCCTCTCACTAGTGGTGCAATGGCGCATCTTCACTGCCTGGCTGCCTGGTCTGGTAGAGAGGTCAGGCATGGAGGCAGAGTGAGCCCCCACagtgggagagcactctcaaccGTTCCTTCCAGCCCGGGCAGGCAGCCATCCCATGCACCCCAATAGGTATCCTTCCTTCCCTTTGCCAGATGAGGAAAACCATAACTTTTCCTGAGTGGTGTTGGCCCTGCAAAGGCAGTCAGGCAGCTGCCCCTCAAGTGGATAGCAGGTCttttgggaggtggggagaatCTGCGTTGCAGGCCTGTGTAGCTAGGTAGGATATGCACATAGACTTGCTGCATACCAGCCATCCACTGGGGTTGCATTTCTGGGGAGAAAGGTCCACTTGACTTTGAAGATAGCCATCCTTGGACAGAGAGGGAGAAATCTGCATCACCCCCACTTATAAAGCAGCTATAGAAGAATCTTAGCCAAGACTCACCTTCCTGCAGTAGAACCTCGATTTGGGTTGGGTCGCTGTCTTCCAACGAGCCATCCACAACGTCTGAAACAAGGTACACAACATCTAAAATAAGGAAATAATGCACAGTTCGGATGAAAAGTTAGCTGTCTACAGATTGGATACGGGGAGTTGATACACAAAAAAGGAATCAGGCTGACTTTTGTCTGCTTATGACCTTTTAGACAGTCCCTGGGATAGGGACCCCAAGCCTCGTGGGGCTGGAAATGGCCGCAAAGGATAAGTTTTAGAAGTATGCAAGGTATCTCTTGCTACTGCTGGCATACTCTCTGGTTCGGTTCCCCCTCTCCCAGGGCTTTACAGCCCTCCCTTAAaatgtaaaagaaagatcttaaaAAGTGAAGGGAAGAATCCCACACCCGGTGGGCACCGAGAGGCTGCGTTGCTTCTCGATGGTGAGGGGGCGATACTTCCACATGGCACGGAGATCGTCCACCTTCCTAGTTGGAGCAAATTAATCTATTGCACAGTCGCGCTTCCAACAACCCCACGCTCAAATCGTTCCCGCAGTAGCATCGACTTGAGTGCGATGCCCTTAATTTTTTCTCTTTAATAAGCGCGTCTGTGGCCATTACTGCGTGATGACGAGTCGAgatttcgatatatcgctattacgcagtaaaatataataaataaaaaaatggcCGGTCACGCAGTAATCAGGACTCACCTGCGCCATCGGTTGGCTCCACTTGCACCGTCTCATCTGCAGTCGGCCCCGTGAAAAGAAGTAGCGTTTCAGTCGTTTCAGTAGGTGCGGGTGCATTGGATTCTTCGGAGCTGCGGGGCTCCGGAGCATCAGAGCTCTGCGTTACCCTTTTGGGCCACACATCTGCATCCCCATGGAGTATGGCATCAATCTCTTCATAAAATGGGCAGGTCTTCCTATCTTGCCCTGACTTACCATTGAGCCCGACCACCTTCTTGTATTCAAGACGAAGGGATTTCGTCTTGTTACGGCACTCCTGCGCAGTCCTATTGTGACCGCGGGAACGCATCTCGGAAGCAATCTCCTCGTACAGATCGATGTTTCTGTGAGACTGCCTTAAGGCTACCTGGATCCTTCGCTCGCCCCAGATGGCAAGCAGATCCAGCGTCTCATGCCTCCTCCACGAAAGACCTCGTGCAGCAGCCATGTCCCCTCGTTGCTGAGGATCGCGATGCACGCATTGCTTTTAAATGTGCCGATTCACACAGATGTGTTGCAGATGTGTTTctccgtttgcactacttttcGAAAAAGATCGCCTCACATACTGGAAATCTCGATACTCACATATCGAaatttcgatatatcgctattacgcaataaactaaagccttaaaaaaaaaaaagccgggcACGCACGCTAATAAGCAATTTTTTCGAGttccttccttcgatggcgcagtgatatgcattttgtttgtggcgggaagctggaagcgggaagcgctgttgcgactcagcgacgattgcccgttcagatgctccagagcgctcaggaagcgctcaggaagcgtcttgttccggattaaaagcggtagcaaattaatccgcgagcaaggtgcatcagcgtgggacgggcacgggctaagcacgcttgacagatgcggacgtgtgaacgtccgggtaaaatccgagatgcttgcgggctcaactcatgcccgtagtGGGGTTTTtgggacgtctgaccgcaccctggGTTTCATACAGTAAACTGCATTCCGTTAACTAGCTGTCTGAAGTGCTCTGGCAATTTCAAACAGTGcagttccccaccaccactcttTTTAACTGCAAGTCtttcttgcatttaaaaaaaattgttctaaGTTCTATAGTGCTCAacttaaaacaattcttaaaaacTGGAAGAAAAACACCAGTGCAAAAAGTGAAAAAAGAGCAGAGGGGGGAAAGCTGCACTATTGAAACCACTGCAGACATTTTAAGCAGCAGACTACAGCAATTCAGAAGTGAAAATAAgaggtgaaaatggaagaaagcggTTTACCGCAAAAAATGGCTCAATCCTGCTTTGTCAACCAGATGCAAGTGTATGAAAAGGCAAATAAAACCCATTCACTAAAATggctgtctgaaatgacagaaaaaaatcTGATAGCAACCAACTACTAAAATGAATTACAAAGGCTTTTGAAAGGGGTCAGTGTTTACCACAGGGTAGAAATTGCCAGTGTGATGTCTATTCTTATGAGGTTATAAAATGCAGCATTTTGTGAAGGGACAG contains:
- the LOC132569063 gene encoding zinc finger and SCAN domain-containing protein 29-like — its product is MAAARGLSWRRHETLDLLAIWGERRIQVALRQSHRNIDLYEEIASEMRSRGHNRTAQECRNKTKSLRLEYKKVVGLNGKSGQDRKTCPFYEEIDAILHGDADVWPKRVTQSSDAPEPRSSEESNAPAPTETTETLLLFTGPTADETVQVEPTDGADVVYLVSDVVDGSLEDSDPTQIEVLLQEEPRSEAAGDHTAEGQVAVMDKGSAGDEPRSEAAVVHTAERHVAVLDKGGAGDGPTPSTSGRKATKKPNNTSTGKSRSPERDPDLHNRPRGAEEQPGPPVQEEEQDPEGDPEGASSPAGTQEEAVQPAAEAAASSPGGTQGEPASSPSPAAAAAAVAAAEEEAGPSRVAPVAEPEPVVPAETWLGDIRRIEALCRSTFSALTRRMDAFDRRLRRLERRVQGGGAVK